One Rhodobacteraceae bacterium M385 genomic region harbors:
- a CDS encoding pyridoxamine 5'-phosphate oxidase family protein, whose translation MPLGTKLNGTLRAFIQRQQMFFVATAAPTGRVNMSPKGADSLRILSDTHVQWLNLSGSGNETAGHLLQSDRMTLMFCAFEGDALILRLYGTAKAIHPRDDAWSEAAARFPKMAGTRQIFDMQIDSVNMSCGSGVPFMAYQSDRSAVEMIPFFEDLGEDGTKDFWRRKNLETIDGHDTALFED comes from the coding sequence ATGCCTCTTGGAACGAAACTGAACGGAACGCTGCGTGCCTTCATTCAGCGCCAGCAGATGTTCTTTGTGGCCACCGCCGCGCCCACGGGGCGGGTGAACATGTCGCCCAAAGGGGCCGACAGCCTGCGCATTCTAAGCGACACCCATGTGCAATGGCTCAATCTTTCGGGCAGCGGCAATGAGACGGCAGGCCATCTGCTGCAATCGGACCGCATGACCCTGATGTTTTGCGCGTTTGAGGGCGATGCGCTCATTCTGCGGCTCTATGGCACAGCCAAGGCGATCCATCCGCGTGATGACGCTTGGTCAGAGGCCGCCGCACGCTTCCCCAAGATGGCCGGAACCCGGCAGATTTTCGATATGCAGATCGACTCCGTGAACATGTCTTGCGGGTCGGGCGTGCCCTTCATGGCGTACCAATCGGACCGTTCCGCCGTTGAAATGATCCCGTTTTTTGAAGATTTGGGGGAAGATGGCACCAAGGATTTCTGGCGCCGCAAGAACTTGGAAACCATCGACGGCCACGACACTGCTTTGTTTGAGGATTAG
- a CDS encoding cytochrome b N-terminal domain-containing protein, with protein MGGIPHDHYEPKSRPEKWLHRRLPVVALMYDTLMIPTPKNLNWMWIFGIVLVFCLVMQILTGVLLVMHYTPHVDLAFASVEHIMRNVNGGWAIRYIHMNGASLFFVAVYLHIFRGLYYGSYKAPREVTWIIGMLIYVLMMGTAFMGYVLPWGQMSFWGATVITGLFGAIPFIGEGIQTWLLGGPAVDNATLNRFLSLHYLLPFLILGLVIVHVWAFHTTGNNNPSGVEVRRTSKKEAEADTLPFWPYFVIKDLFALAVILVIFFAVVGFMPNYLGHPDNYIEANPLVTPAHIVPEWYFLPFYAILRAFDGEVWVVIAANFLTGGIVDAKFFGVIAMFGAILVMALAPWLDTSSVRSGRYRPMFKWWFWVFAFNFMVLMWVGARPAEGIYPYIALIASAYWFAYFLVILPLLGVIEKPLPQPETIEDDFNEHYGKGHGASGSTSASTPAE; from the coding sequence ATGGGTGGTATTCCCCACGACCATTACGAACCAAAGTCTCGGCCAGAGAAGTGGCTTCACCGCCGCTTGCCCGTCGTTGCTTTGATGTACGACACATTGATGATCCCGACGCCGAAGAACCTCAACTGGATGTGGATTTTCGGCATTGTGCTGGTGTTCTGTCTGGTGATGCAAATCCTGACCGGTGTGCTGCTGGTCATGCACTACACGCCCCACGTTGATCTGGCGTTCGCGTCGGTTGAACACATCATGCGTAACGTGAACGGCGGGTGGGCTATCCGCTACATCCACATGAACGGCGCATCGCTGTTCTTCGTGGCCGTTTACCTGCACATCTTCCGCGGCCTTTACTACGGCTCCTACAAGGCGCCCCGCGAAGTCACATGGATCATCGGCATGCTGATCTACGTGCTGATGATGGGCACCGCGTTCATGGGTTACGTTCTTCCTTGGGGGCAGATGTCCTTCTGGGGCGCGACCGTGATTACCGGCCTGTTTGGCGCCATCCCGTTCATCGGTGAAGGCATTCAGACTTGGCTTCTGGGCGGACCCGCCGTGGACAACGCCACGCTGAACCGCTTCCTGTCGCTGCACTACCTGCTGCCCTTCCTGATCCTGGGCCTGGTGATCGTCCACGTCTGGGCCTTCCACACCACGGGCAACAACAACCCATCGGGTGTTGAAGTGCGTCGCACCTCGAAGAAAGAAGCCGAGGCGGACACGCTGCCGTTCTGGCCCTACTTCGTCATCAAGGATCTGTTCGCGCTTGCCGTGATCCTGGTGATCTTCTTTGCGGTCGTCGGCTTCATGCCAAACTATCTGGGCCACCCCGATAACTATATCGAGGCGAACCCGCTGGTGACCCCCGCGCACATCGTTCCTGAATGGTACTTCCTGCCGTTCTACGCGATCCTGCGGGCGTTCGACGGCGAGGTTTGGGTCGTGATCGCGGCGAACTTCCTGACCGGCGGCATCGTCGATGCGAAGTTCTTCGGCGTGATCGCCATGTTCGGCGCTATCCTTGTGATGGCTCTGGCACCTTGGCTGGATACGTCCTCTGTTCGGTCGGGCCGCTATCGCCCCATGTTCAAGTGGTGGTTCTGGGTCTTCGCCTTCAACTTCATGGTTCTGATGTGGGTGGGCGCACGCCCGGCCGAGGGGATCTATCCCTACATCGCCCTGATCGCGTCGGCCTATTGGTTCGCGTACTTCCTCGTCATCCTGCCGCTTCTTGGCGTGATCGAGAAACCGCTGCCACAGCCCGAGACGATCGAGGATGACTTCAACGAGCACTATGGCAAAGGCCATGGCGCATCCGGTTCGACCTCTGCGTCGACCCCGGCTGAATGA
- the petA gene encoding ubiquinol-cytochrome c reductase iron-sulfur subunit, with amino-acid sequence MSDTQDPSGDRRDFLYYATAGTGVVVTGAAAWPLVNSMNPSADVQAASQLRVDVSGVEPGTQLTVLFLGKPIFIRRRTEEEIEAGRAVEMSELVDTDARNANAAGEDAADINRTLVTPDGENTGEWLVMQGVCTHLGCVPIGDGAGDFGGWFCPCHGSHYDTAGRIRRGPAPENLPVPPAEFLDDSTILLG; translated from the coding sequence GTGTCAGATACACAGGATCCGTCCGGCGACCGCCGGGATTTTCTGTACTACGCCACCGCTGGTACTGGTGTTGTTGTTACAGGTGCGGCCGCTTGGCCGCTGGTGAACTCCATGAACCCTTCCGCTGATGTGCAGGCTGCCAGCCAGCTGCGCGTTGACGTGTCGGGGGTAGAGCCGGGCACTCAGCTGACCGTGCTGTTCCTTGGTAAGCCAATTTTCATCCGTCGCCGCACAGAAGAAGAAATTGAAGCTGGCCGCGCCGTAGAGATGAGCGAGCTTGTCGATACCGACGCGCGAAACGCCAACGCCGCCGGTGAAGATGCCGCAGATATCAACCGTACGCTGGTCACGCCCGATGGCGAGAACACCGGTGAATGGCTGGTGATGCAGGGCGTTTGTACGCATCTTGGCTGCGTGCCAATTGGTGACGGCGCTGGTGACTTCGGCGGGTGGTTCTGCCCCTGCCACGGGTCGCACTACGACACCGCCGGCCGTATTCGTCGCGGTCCTGCGCCTGAAAACCTGCCGGTTCCGCCAGCAGAGTTCCTCGACGATTCCACAATTTTGCTCGGTTAA